The following nucleotide sequence is from Syntrophomonadaceae bacterium.
TTCATTTTTTGTATCTTTAAAAATTTTTTTCATTTCATTCAAACTAACAATCTGATAATCAGTTCTAAATCCAAAAACATCATGCAATGCGTCAGTGAAATCAGTTCTCGTATAGGTTGGTATGTAACCTTCAGCAGGAACAGAATAAAAATTCATATCCCTTAAACCACTAATAATTTCATGACTTGTAAACTTCTCATT
It contains:
- a CDS encoding transposase, translating into NEKFTSHEIISGLRDMNFYSVPAEGYIPTYTRTDFTDALHDVFGFRTDYQIVSLNEMKKIFKDTKNEKTLRSF